A segment of the Meles meles chromosome 4, mMelMel3.1 paternal haplotype, whole genome shotgun sequence genome:
AAAGCTCGGCCGGCTGTGGAGGGGCGTTATAGGGCAGCCTGGCCCGAAGGAGGGGGACACCGAGCTGCCAGGGGGTGGCCGCAGCCACCCTAACGCCACCAGCACGGCTCCTCAGCACCCCTGGAACCTCTCTGTGGGACCCCTGCAGCTTGCCGGCCCAGCAGGTGCCCTCAGATGGGACACGAGGTGCTCGGTTCCCTGAGACCAGACCCCCACGAGCGGGGACGCGGCTGCCCCAGCAGATGCTACGGTCAGCAGTGACCCTGACGTCCGCTTTCTTTCAGAGGCCACAGTGCGTCCCACGTGCAGAGCGGCCTGGCCGGGGCTGGGGCGAGCATGTGCTTCTCTGAGAGCGCGGCCGGCCCGGAGTCCGTGGGGGCCCGGGGGTGTTCCCTCTGGGCATCTGTGAGGGCACAAGGCAGGACAGGCGGGGACCGCCCCAAGCCCCACACCTCCCCCACAGCACTGCGGCCGCTAGGCTCGCAGCCCCCAAGGGAGGGCCCACACACAGGTCCCAGCTCTCTGGGTGACGACCCCCACAGCCCGAGCCCAGGCTTGTTCCCGAACACCCCAGAACACCCATCGGGCAGCAATCCGAGGGAcccaggcccagggagggggACAAACCCACACAGGACTCCCGTGGCAAGAGGAGGGGGCCCTCAGGACCCCCCCCAAGAACTCCCACCGCAGTAGAGAATGTAGGGACCTAAACTCGTGAGAGATCTTGGTGACACCCTAAGGGAATCTGTcttgcccctccccttgcccaggcgacccctcctcccagcccagcacTGGCCTGACCCCGGGCTTCCTGGGTCCTCCCGCCCCACACTCACCACCAGTCCACCCAAGACTGTCCAGGTTCTTCTTCCAAAAGACTCCCGTGGCTCTGAAGCCGGCCGCCTGGACGCGCCTTTCGTCTGTGGCCCTGGTGCGTCCGCCCTAGGCCACGCTGGGTCCCACGATCTGGCAGCACCCGGCCCCCCACACTCACCCATCATAGCCTGGGATGCGGGCCCCCATCTGCTACAGCCCCCCAGGAGGCCTCCCCGCTTCCCTGCACCATCCTCCAGCCTCTGTCGCCAGCCCCGGAAAGGCTCCTGGGGCGTCCCTCCCCAGGGCTGTGAGCAGGACAAGGACAGGGGCCCATGCTCAGGGGCATCCGTCCGCCGCGCCAGCTGCCTTCTCCAAGCTTTTTCGGAAGACACCTGCAGGGAGGGGCGGTAGATTGCCGCTGGATCCCCCGGGTCGTGGGCTCCTGTCGAAGATGGGTCTCAGAGAGGGACAGCGGCTGGGCCAGCATCACAGCCTGTAGGCAGCGCCCGGTGCTGTACCCACTGGCATGCACTCCGTCCTCCATTAGACGGGCACTCCTCCATCTGACCCTCCTACAGCCCGGGCCCAGGGCCCTGAGCAATGGGTGGTAATGCCCACTCCCCACCGGGGACCCTGCCTAGTCAGCCCCGTGGTCCTGGGCTGAGTGTCCCGTCCCTTGGGTGAGGTGGAGAGTGCCTGGGCCGGCTGCCTCCCAGCCCTCTCCTGGGTCGGCCCCAGCCCAGAAGCCTCCTTTACACAGGGGAGAGATGCCAACAGCCTTCTGGCGGGTGCGGAACCGGGGGGCCTGGGGCCTTGTCCTCATGGATTACATGAAGTTTGCACCCGGCCCCTCCCTCTGGCCGTGATTGGCTCTGGGGAAACACAGCCTTTGCTCTTTTCGGGGGAGTCTGCTATAATAGAGACGGGGTGCTGGCTGGGCTCAGCCCTCCACAGGTGCCCGCCCAGCTGTGCCCCCGCGCAGGTGCCCGGCAGGGCAGGGGCCGCGCCGGGCCCAGGAGGCCGAGATGGCCCAGACACTCCCCAAGTCCAGTGGCGCCCCAAGGCCGCGGGACCCCAGGCGGGGAGAGGGGGCCCCGAGCCCCAGGCCCCCAGAACCCGTGACGGTGGGCGAGGCCCGGGCAGGTGGGGACACCGTGCTGCGCCGTCTCCTGAGGCTGCACCGCACAGAGATCGCCGTGGCCGTGGACAGCGCCTTCCCGCTGCTGCACGCGCTGGCCGACCACGACGTGGTCCCCGAGGACAAGTTCCAGGTGGGCCCCAACCCGGACTCCCGGCACCCCCCAGTGTCCCCAAGCCCTGCCGTCGAGCCAGGGCCAATGTCTGGAGGGCAAGCTTCAGATGGGCCTTACCGGCCCCCCACGAGTGGGGGTCAGAAGGTTGGGATGGGGCTGCTGGTGTGATCACGGGTCGGGGGCCTGGCCTGCAGGACAAGTTCCTGTCCTCCCGATGCCCTCCCATCCCTCCCGAAGCCGCCCTCCAAGCCAGGGGTGCGGTCCCCGAGTCCCAGGCCGGCCCCCTCGCTCCCAGCACCCTCGGGCATGCCACGCCCACCTCGACCCCGGGGCATGGACGCGGCACCCACTTCTGCTGCAGCACcctccggggggggggtggcaggaagTGGCGGTATTGGGGAGTCAGGCGGCCCACTCCCGCCCCTGCTGCAGGAGACTCTGCGTCTGAAGGAGAAGGAAGGCTGCCCACAGGCCTTCCACGCGCTCCTCTCGTGGCTGCTGACCCAGGACGCGGCGGCCATCCTGGACTTCTGGAGGGTTCTCTTTAAGGACTACAACCTGGAGAGATACGCCCGGCTACAGCCCATCTTAGACGGCTTCCCCAAAGGTGGGGAGGGTACTGTGGGGGGACGGGGGTCCCACAGTGCTCGGGCCCCCCTCGCTGGGGGCCTGCGGCGGCTGGAATCACCCCAGCTGGACTGAAGAGGGAGGGTCGGGGCGTGGTCAGGGAGCCCCCAGACATCACCTAGGACCCTCCTGGCCTCTGCGTGCCGAAGGGCCAAGGTCTTGCCCTCCTTGCCACGGTGGGGGCTCCGGTCTTGAGGCTCGGCCCCCTCGCACCCTGCAGATGTGGACCTCAGCCAGTCCCGGAAGGGGAGGAAGCCCCCGACGGGCCCCAAGGCCCCAGCGCTGCTGCCCAGACCCCCCACCAAGAGGAAGGCCCTGGAGGAGCCAAGGGTCGCCCTGCCCGTGGCATCGTCTCCGCGGGGGACCTCCAGCCCAGGTGCCTAGTTGAGGAGCTAGTGGGCCACAGACTGCCCTGGGGAGCGCCTCACCCCCGACCACACTCCCTTCCCCACCGCCTGGCCTGGGGCCTGCCCGGCAGGGGCTGAAGAGGTTCCCTCTGGATACCTAGAGGGTGAGCCCAGCCGTCccttgtcccaggaccctgggaggtAGGCAGGATGTGGACACCAGAGCTCAGTAAAGCAAGGGGACCCCAGCGAGTTGGGGAGGCCCCACCCAATGCTCTCCAGCCCCGGCCCTGGGCCTCTGGCCTTGGCCCCAGCAGGGAGACAGGGCCGGGCTGGTGCGCTCCCCCTGCAGGCTTGCAGGCGAAGGCCAAGCCGTCCAAGAAGCCCGAGAACAGCGCGGAGCCACAGCGCCTCCCGCCGGGAACCGGTGAGCCAAGCATCCTGTCGACCGGTCCGCGGCGGCCGCGGTCAGGGGATCAAGGGCCGAGATGGGGTGCTGCCCTCAGAGGGCCTGTCCTGGCGTCTCAGATCGCCCCACGTGTGGCCGGCCCCGTGTCCCCATCCTTCAGGGTCAGCCCAGACCACGCTTCCTTCAGAGTGTCCCGCTTGTCCGTCTGCTGGACGAAGCCTGgcccctctctgtcccctccttGCCCCAGCCGGGGGGACCTCAGAGACCTCCTGTGGTCACCTGACCTGCAGGCCGCCCCGGAACTTGGCCTCCCTCCCAGCAGCCCAGGGCCAGGTGCTGGGGTCCGTGTTCATCCCCACCTGTCGTGTGGAGTgagttcacacacacacccagcacgcaggcacacacacgGGTTCTCTCTACAGTTACTCATGGGCTGCCTGTCTGTCTGCGTCCAGGGGCTGGACCCCCTCCAAGGCTCACCCTgggcaggaggaaagaagggtTCCAAAGCCCAGGCACCTCTTGCCCCCCGTCGCCTGCAGGGAGGGGTTCAGGGGCTCTCCTTCCGATGGGTGACCCCCCATCTGCGGCTCCCCTCCTCAGGAATTCAGACCATGTCCACTTCGGTCCAGAGGGCCGTGACGGTGTCGTCGGGGGACGTCCCAGGAGCCTGTGGGGCGGTGGAGGGGATCCTCATCCAGCAGGTGTTTGAGTCAGGTGGGCGGCTCACAGGGGCTGCCGGAAGGACGCAGGCCCCCCAGACCCCTGTCCACCCCGAGCGCCTGGCGGCCCCAGCGCCACTGGGACCATGAGTCTGCGACCTCTTGAGGGGGATGGGCACGGAGGCCTCCCCTCGGGCTTGCGGGGCTTCTGGACTTCTGGGGGGCCAGCGGTCCAGGGCCACAGCCTGGGTCAGCTCTGCGCACTCAGACGGGCCCCTCAGGGTCTTGGACTCACCCAGCAGGTTCTCCCGCAGGACAGCCTGAACACCTGCGcgccccacctcccttccctccctcggAGCTGCGCAGCTGGCAGCTGCCCGTGGGGATGCTGAGGACAGTGAGGGCCAGCTGGCTCCTGCGAGCCAACGCCGGCCCTGGTCTCACGCCCCAGGGAGGGTCCCGAGGACCCTGCAGGAGCTCCCCACGTCAGTTGTGACCAACGGCCACAAACTGGGCAGCTTCGAACAACAGACTCCCCAGATCAGGGTGTCGCAGGGCCCTGCTCCCTCCGACGGCTCCGGCTCCGGAGGATACTTTCCCGCCTCACAGCTCCCTCCCGGGGATGCTGGCAGGCCTCCACCCTGCGGTCACTGCCGCCAAGCCACAGGGTCTCCTCCCTGTGTCTGTGTCCTCTCCGCTCTTCTTGGGGGCACCCGTCATCGGACCCAGTGTCCCCAGTGTCCCTTGGGAGCCTGGTCCCCAGCAGAGCAGGGCTCAGCGGGGCGGGGGCACGGCGGGAGGCAGCTGCTGAGAGCCTGTCCAGGGCACCTGGCCCCGGGGCCGCTGAGCGGGACTCAGCTGGCCTCTCCTCCTAGGCAGTGCCAAGAAGTGCATCCAGGTCGGGGGGGAGTTCTACACGCCCAGCAAGTTCGAAGACCCCAGCGGGGGCAAGAGCAAGACCAGGAGCAGCAGCCTGAAGACGCTGGTCCGGGCCAAGGGGCCCCAGGTTTCTGCCCCTGTAAGCACTGCCCTCTGCACCCGGAGCTCAGCGGGGACAGGGCCTGCCGGAGGAGGGGCTCCTCCGGTGctgaccctccccttccccccagcaggGCGGAGGGGAGCTGAGAGCCGGCCTGCAGGGTAGGGCACAGGCggctcctgccctccccagtGAGCCCCAGCCCCACCAGGTAATGCCCCGcccgtggggggtggggggtgggacacGCTTCCACCGCCTTCTGCCCCATGCCTGGGGCGCTCCCCTGGGGGTGAGGCCAGAGGCCTAGTTTTCCCTTAGCACTGCTTTTCCTGGTAACACACAACTGTAAAATTTCAAGTAAGTCAAGGAAAGCGAGTCCTACCGGGCTTTGGCCACCACGGTCTGGTCTAGGCACCCGCTGTCCCTTGTCTCCCAGCCGGCCAGTGGGTGGGGGTGGCCCCTGCTGGGAGTCAGGAAGTGGAGCATCCGTTCCTGTCCTTGGGCTCCCAGCGCAAGGTCACGGCTCTGACAGCCCCCCTCCCACACCAGGCGGGGTGCTGGGCCCCAGGCACTCAGGAAGGGCGGGATCCCTGCCTGCCTCCAAGGGCGCCCGGGAAGGCAGTGGCCAGGGGCGGGGGCTGGTATGACAACGAGTGTACTCGTCGCTGTGCCAGGCTGCCTGGTCTGGTGGACTTCTGGAGGAGGTGACCACGCGGAGGAGACTAGGGCACCATTTGGGTAGGGCTGTGAGGTGTGGACATCTCAGAGGCGGGGAcgttgggggagggcagggagcaggggcagaaTCTGGGGCGCGGGCCagcagggagcaggcaggggACGGCACGGGCAGGTCTTCCAGAGGCTGCGTGTGTCTTGCCCGCGTCAGAAGAACGAGGACGAGTGTGCCGTGTGCCGGGACGGGGGGGAGCTCATCTGCTGCGACGGCTGCCCCCGCGCCTTCCACCTGGCCTGCCTGTCCCCGCCGCTCCGGGACATCCCCAGGTGAGCCCGGTACGCTGGCCCCCAggccgcccccgcctgcctccgTGGCCTCTTCTCCCCAGTGGACCCTGACCCTGGGCAGGAGGCTGCCAGAAGTCTCTCTGTTCcgaggctgggagggaggcctTCGTTCACATCACTGGACAGTGACCTCCCCCTGTGGCCACACGTCTCCCCCATCAGTCCTCAAGCCTGGCCAGGAGGGGGGCCCAGAgggcagagaagaaggaaggcTCCCGGTGACAAACAGCTGTCCTGTCCCGTCTCACCGCACACCCCCCAGCCCAAACTTCCCCGAGCCGCAGGTCCCCCCTCTCCAAGCAAGGTCAACCTGTCCTCCCATCTGCCTCCTGGCTCTCCCTTCCCCGgacctcccagccccagcctctcCCACCAGCTCCCACAGCAGGAGGGGAGGAGCCTGGGTGGGACAAGTGGCCCCCATTCTACCCTGGCCCAGCCCCTGAGTGACCTTGACCAGGTGGCTTGTCTCTGAGCCCCAGATGCTTGTCACTGGAATGAGAGGGCTCGGGCGGGGCAGCCGTCCTCCTTCCTGCCCTTGACCACGTCCCCTTCTGCTGGGCACCACCCGCTTGTGGAAACGTGGGTCCGGGGGGTATGAACACCCCGGCTCAGAGAGGTCCCGCTGACGCGGCGGGGCCCATGAGAGTCACGCCCAGGCTGCTGCAGGTTAGCGGGAGTCCCGGATTCTCAGGGCCCGGCAGAGACGCTCTCAGACGGGATACCGACAAGGCTAGCGAGGGCCACCCCACCGGGCATGACCTCCCCAGTGTCCTGGGCTCTCCTGCAGACTGGCCTGCCCGGGCCTCCGTTTCCCCACCTGAAAAGGGAAAGGGGTGACTTGGGGGGAACTTCAGGCCTCCCCTGCCCTGCGCACTGGGAGTCAACTGTCCCTTCTGCTTGCCTTGCACGCCCCTGGCTGGTGGCCACGGGAGCAGCGGGACCTGGAGGTGCTCCAGATGCCTGCAGGCAAAAGCCCCACCGGACCTGCCCCGGGCCGAGGAGCCCCCGCCCCCGGAGCCGCCCGCGGAGCCCCCGGTACGCGCAGGCCCCTTCCAGGCCCTCTGTCCAGCCTCCTGGCGGCTCCTgcaggccgggccagccccagcCACGCAGCTGTGCGCCTCCCTGCCCGGGCCTGGCCTCACCAGCTCGGCTTTCCGCACTGGGAAGTGGCCCTTTCGGTGGCCCCGTTTCTCGGCGCTGGCCTCAGCTCTGTCGGTCCAGCACAGGGATGCCCCTCGCTACTGAGAACGTTCTCTCAGAGTGTTTTGAGCATCCGGTTGCAGCGGGACGCGAGTGATAGGACACAGGCCCCGGTCCAGACTGAGCTCACCGACACCTCTCGAGGGCCACGGACACCCGCCTCAGATGCGGGCGCAAGGACCTTGCTGAGCCACTGGACCCAAACCTTTCTGACCCAGTGTGGGGTCCCCCCGACACCAGCTCCCCTGGgctcccagggtccggggatcactGACACCCTGGGTGGCCCTGTGCCAGTCCCCCCGTGGCCTCTCCAAGCACTGACCCTCCGGTTCCAGGTTCTTCTGGGACTGAGGCTGAcgggagaagaggggaagggactGTCCAGGGAGACCCTGGTCGAGATGGACACCACGGCCCCCTACAAGCACCTGCCAGCCCCACCTTCGGCAGCCCCCTTGCCGGCGCTGGACCCCTCTGCCCTGCGCCCCCTACTGTGTGTGGGCCCTGAGGGGCAGCAGGTGAGGGGGTGCTGGGG
Coding sequences within it:
- the AIRE gene encoding autoimmune regulator; this translates as MTAGGRDPAQVRTEAWRWPAKRRTGLCALRLKGDLSEAQLSDGRGQLKAGLPAQQVPSDGTRGARFPETRPPRAGTRLPQQMLRCPAGQGPRRAQEAEMAQTLPKSSGAPRPRDPRRGEGAPSPRPPEPVTVGEARAGGDTVLRRLLRLHRTEIAVAVDSAFPLLHALADHDVVPEDKFQETLRLKEKEGCPQAFHALLSWLLTQDAAAILDFWRVLFKDYNLERYARLQPILDGFPKDVDLSQSRKGRKPPTGPKAPALLPRPPTKRKALEEPRVALPVASSPRGTSSPGLQAKAKPSKKPENSAEPQRLPPGTGIQTMSTSVQRAVTVSSGDVPGACGAVEGILIQQVFESGGAKKCIQVGGEFYTPSKFEDPSGGKSKTRSSSLKTLVRAKGPQVSAPGGGELRAGLQGRAQAAPALPSEPQPHQKNEDECAVCRDGGELICCDGCPRAFHLACLSPPLRDIPSGTWRCSRCLQAKAPPDLPRAEEPPPPEPPAEPPVLLGLRLTGEEGKGLSRETLVEMDTTAPYKHLPAPPSAAPLPALDPSALRPLLCVGPEGQQGPAGARCGVCGDGTDALRCAHCAAAFHWRCHFPGTVARPGAVPRCRSCSGDAAPAPVEGATAPNPARAALGPAKAGDGSAGHEPVLHRDDLESLLSEHSFDGILQWAIQSMARPLAEAPSFPS